One Labeo rohita strain BAU-BD-2019 chromosome 12, IGBB_LRoh.1.0, whole genome shotgun sequence genomic region harbors:
- the kif20bb gene encoding kinesin-like protein KIF20B isoform X4 yields MMESCLNHKPERVGSITVDDLKKDLFAEFSKLSRDSVSLEKGHLQVYLRVRPFTTVERTEGESQECISIEPPDTVILKAPRASLTARHSERFGLQLVQRFQFSQVYGPETTQREIFDGTTKSLVKEVLDGGNSLIFTYGVTNAGKTFTFLGPDSDGGILPRSLNVIFNSVEGRIYSQNNIKPHRCVDFTRLTKEQQDEEATNKRNLLRRLKDIDFQKTLSSMSSSSSSSFESSTSSDMNRDSVCLDETSHVKFSVWVSFCEIYNENIHDLLDVVPNGSHRRSVLRLAQDVKGNAFVKELKWVQVNSAEEALKVVKIGRKNQSFSSTKLNNVSSRSHSIFSIRILRIEDVGVPRVLSISELSLCDLAGSERCAKTQNRGDRLKEAGNINTSLLTLGKCINALRLNQMQPKFHQHIPFRESKLTHYLQGFFCGRGKACMIININQCASMYDETLNVLKFSAVAQKAVVLNSKPAPSIALKRSARDVSMIINNADKKDWTRRSSLMGWEMSLEDVQEDEDDEEMGEDDDEEEEEESDDENMEDNTVLEAAESQELCELQVKIEALKEKLSREESEKLTMESRIREEVTAEFMELFSNMEKDYNERLQREKEIVEERAERRLEILKNLVNRTIGEMAALSTDENAEKEAKIELLDSMIEAMRDDLAKIKGDAEAVQNCLTNVPESPRAISHLRTQLEEMREELLKSQQQLGLKAKEFEATCVQVQESKDQLLQANRNYENQKQRCQELMSICQEKDDMMSTLQTAFDQSVEAATKDRALLLQELKMKDEQLNELKLEHCSLEKTVCDLSDKLAEQTRAHEATVALERAEVNKVTNENKTLASDLHVLQEAANDMSSELKTMHMELSTQTKIANELSEKLDAAKALIKEHQADSCSQSKTIESLMTEADRLRQELQLRQLSSDKTEAECERMVELSHEKSRQINDLEQEVSQTRANMCQLEELCSQLKYERDAQAQEYQGLLSRYEAQKFVVAQIKSNSELLEELTALKHQQGRIEEQEQDSRDDCWKTLQDKLIQTLSKLNQHEEVLNIVRTIVENEISKARDEAKRRITAMEKDLAHKDAELETKTQELSKLRDLVNDGLNKIKTLSWDLQQVEKERSDVRDHLCKANMQKEQLEKQILILSEENKMFQQRLCEVNKLRDQAGHTLSCKEQSIDPQQTVTSNHFIEENIQPFQTTCQDPLAEQKLIEDTCVNLNKECTQTDDGELLEARLNEVESITEDFAKLREMYQSPSVGVLGKAQQEERRPCRPAENTKQPNEEQADDEQEKGLDGAAVGKVAQAAWRLEGDQQDRQQLELQVAVLNSSVLSTKSLREARFPKPELEISFTPLKPDRINVKKPGEESVTIKLRRTARKRKSPEMENSVESENHKNRRLKVNNRENIQAIETPTVQGKKVSQLKQKDSPTSLKGKKGGALQKIGDFIQSSPTLFGSKAKKIMSMVNVKSPEPLNPSENNKPKRSKRKLFKTQVSSPMDIPSYPIFGGSDDDKESDHLIIKRKLRTRTAKR; encoded by the exons ATGATGGAATCGTGTTTAAATCATAAACCTGAGAGAGTTGGCTCAATAACGGTTGATGACCTCAAGAAAGATCTTTTCGCCGAGTTCTCCAAGTTATCAAgg GACTCGGTATCGCTGGAAAAGGGGCATTTGCAGGTCTATCTCCGTGTACGCCCATTCACTACTGTAGAGAGAACAGAAGGAGAATCACAG GAGTGCATCTCAATTGAGCCTCCAGATACTGTGATTCTGAAGGCACCTAGAGCATCTTTGACAGCCAGACACAGTGAGAGGTTTGGGCTACAGCTGGTGCAACGATTTCAGTTCTCACAG GTGTATGGTCCAGAAACAACACAAAGAGAGATATTTGATGGAACAACCAAATCCCTTGTGAAAGAAGTTTTGGATGGAGGGAATTCCTTGATCTTTACATATGGGGTTACCAATGCTGGAAAGACATTTACTTTTCTTG GCCCTGATTCAGATGGTGGTATTCTGCCCAGGTCATTAAATGTGATCTTTAACAGCGTAGAAGGCagaatttattctcaaaacaacATCAAGCCTCACAGATGTGTCGATTTTACAAGACTCACTAAAGAGCAGCAGGATGAGGAAGCTACAAATAAGAGAAACCTCCTTCGCCGACTTAAAGac ATTGACTTCCAGAAAACCCTGTCTAGCATGTCCAGTTCCAgtagttcatcttttgaaa GCTCCACCTCTAGTGACATGAATCGGGACAGTGTCTGTTTGGATGAGACCTCTCATGTTAAATTCTCTGTGTGGGTCTCCTTTTGTGAAATCTACAATGAAAACATCCATGATCTGCTTGATGTTGTTCCAAATGGCTCTCACAGAAGGAGTGTTTTGCGGCTAGCCCAAGATGTTAAAGGCAATGCCTTTGTCAAAG AGCTAAAATGGGTTCAAGTTAACAGTGCAGAGGAAGCATTAAAAGTTGTGAAAATCGGAAGGAAAAATCAAAGTTTTTCATCCACCAAGCTGAACAATGTCTCTAGCAGAAG CCACAGTATATTTTCCATTCGGATCTTGCGGATTGAAGATGTGGGTGTTCCTCGGGTTCTGTCAATAAGCGA gttgtCATTATGTGATCTGGCTGGATCTGAGCGATGTGCAAAGACTCAGAACCGAGGGGACCGCTTGAAAGAAGCTGGAAACATCAACACTTCCTTGTTAACGCTAGGGAAATGCATCAATGCTCTGAGGCTCAACCAAATGCAACCCAA GTTTCATCAGCATATCCCCTTCAGAGAGAGCAAACTCACACATTATTTGCAGGGGTTTTTCTGTGGCCGTGGAAAAGCCTGCATGATCATCAACATAAACCAGTGTGCCTCAATGTATGATGAAACGCTGAATGTGCTCAAGTTCTCAGCAGTGGCTCAGAAG GCGGTTGTCCTCAACTCTAAGCCAGCTCCAAGCATTGCACTCAAGAGATCTGCCAGAGATGTTTCCATGATAATCAATAACGCTGACAAGAAAGATTGGACCAGGAGAAGCTCGCTCATGGGCTGGGAGATGAGCCTAGAGGACGTGCAGGAggatgaagatgatgaagaaatgggtgaggatgatgatgaggaggaggaagaggagagtGACGATGAGAACATGGAGGACAACACTGTCCTGGAGGCTGCTGAAAGTCAAGAGCTGTGTGAG CTTCAGGTGAAAATTGAAGCGCTTAAAGAGAAGCTGTCCAGAGAGGAGTCTGAAAAATTAACTATGGAATCTCGTATTCGTGAAGAAGTCACTGCGGAGTTTATGGAGCTGTTTTCTAACATGGAAAAAGACTACAA TGAACGTCtccaaagagaaaaagaaattgttgaggAAAGAGCAGAAAGGAGGCTTGAGATACTGAAGAATCTGGTCAACAGAACTATCGGGGAAATGGCCGCTCTTAGCACTgatgaaaatgctgaaaag GAGGCTAAGATTGAGCTTTTGGACAGCATGATTGAGGCAATGCGAGATGATCTAGCTAAGATAAAAGGAGATGCAGAAGCAGTACAGAATTGCTTGACAAATGTCCCTGAATCACCCAGAGCAATCAGTCATCTCAGGACACAACTGGAGGAGATGAGAGAGGAGCTTCTAAAAAGCCAACAACAGCTCGGTCTTAAAGCCAAAG AGTTTGAAGCAACATGTGTTCAAGTGCAGGAATCAAAGGACCAGCTTCTCCAAGCAAATAGa aattatgaAAACCAGAAACAGAGATGTCAGGAACTTATGTCAATCTGCCAGGAGAAAGATGACATGATGTCTACATTACAGACTGCTTTTGATCAAAGTGTGGAGGCAGCTACTAAAGAT AGGGCCTTGCTTCTGCAAGAACTGAAGATGAAAGATGAGCAGCTGAATGAACTTAAACTTGAGCATTGTTCACTTGAGAAAACAGTGTGTGATCTGTCTGATAAACTGGCAGAGCAGACTCGCGCACATGAAGCCACTGTGGCACTGGAGAGAGCAGAGGTCAACAAAGTCACAAATGAGAACAAGACTCTTGCCAGTGACCTACATGTACTTCAGGAGGCAGCCAATGACATGAGCTCAGAGCTCAAAACTATGCACATGGAGTTGAGCACTCAGACAAAGATCGCCAATGAGCTTTCGGAAAAACTTGATGCAGCCAAAGCTTTAATTAAGGAACATCAAGCAGACTCTTGCAGTCAGTCCAAAACTATTGAATCCTTAATGACGGAGGCAGATCGTTTGCGTCAAGAACTCCAGCTCCGCCAGCTCTCAAGTGACAAAACGGAGGCTGAATGTGAGAGGATGGTGGAGTTATCGCATGAGAAGAGCCGACAGATCAATGACCTGGAGCAGGAGGTCAGTCAGACCCGAGCAAACATGTGCCAGCTGGAGGAGCTCTGCAGTCAGCTTAAATATGAGCGTGATGCTCAGGCACAGGAGTACCAGGGCCTACTGAGCCGTTATGAAGCGCAAAAGTTTGTTGTGGCCCAAATAAAAAGCAACTCTGAACTCCTGGAAGAGCTGACTGCTCTGAAACATCAGCAGGGTAGGATAGAAGAACAAGAGCAAGACTCCAGAGATGATTGTTggaaaactctgcaggacaaacTCATTCAAACGCTGAGCAAACTGAACCAGCACGAGGAGGTTCTGAACATAGTGAGAACTATTGTAGAGAATGAGATCTCTAAGGCAAGAGATGAAGCCAAGAGGAGAATAACTGCGATGGAGAAAGATTTGGCACATAAAGATGCAGAACTAGAGACTAAAACTCAAGAGCTTTCAAA GTTGAGAGACCTTGTGAACGATGGACTTAATAAAATCAAGACCTTGAGTTGGGATTTGCAGCAGGTGGAGAAGGAGAGATCTGATGTCAGAGATCATTTATGTAAGGCTAACATGCAGAAGGAACAGCTAGAGAAACAG ATTTTGATCTTaagtgaagaaaacaaaatgtttcagcAGAGGCTATGTGAAGTAAATAAGCTGAGGGATCAGGCTGGACACACTTTGAGCTGTAAAGAGCAATCTATTGACCCACAGCAGACT GTGACGTCTAACCATTTCATAGAAGAAAACATACAGCCTTTCCAAACAACCTGTCAAG ATCCTTTGGCAGAGCAGAAGCTGATTGAGGACACGTGTGTGAACTTGAATAAAGAGTGCACACAGACAGATGACGGGGAATTGCTGGAGGCCAGACTGAATGAGGTTGAATCCATAACTGAAG ATTTTGCAAAACTGCGGGAGATGTATCAGAGCCCAAGTGTTGGTGTTTTGGGTAAAGCTCAGCAGGAAGAACGGAGACCTTGTAGACCTGCGGAAAACACAAAG CAGCCTAATGAGGAGCAGGCAGATGATGAGCAGGAAAAGGGGCTGGATGGAGCAGCCGTGGGGAAAGTGGCTCAGGCAGCATGGCGACTAGAGGGTGACCAACAGGACAGGCAGCAGCTGGAGCTG CAGGTGGCAGTACTCAACTCCTCTGTCCTGTCCACAAAGAGTCTCAGAGAAGCACGCTTCCCCAAACCTGAGCTAGAAATCAGCTTTACACCACTTAAACCTGACCGAATTAATGTCAAGAAACCAGGAGAAGAGTCTGTCACGATAAAACTCCGACGTACAGCCAGAAAGAGAAAGAGCCCAGAGATGGAG AACTCTGTGGAGTCAGAAAATCATAAAAACCGACGGCTGAAGGTGAACAACAGGGAAAACATTCAGGCTATTGAG ACTCCCACAGTGCAGGGGAAAAAGGTGAGTCAATTAAAGCAGAAAGACTCCCCTACCAGCCTGAAAGGTAAAAAAGGCGGAGCCCTGCAGAAGATTGGTGACTTTATCCAGAGCTCTCCAACCCTCTTTGGGAGCAAAG CCAAAAAGATCATGAGTATGGTGAATGTTAAATCCCCCGAACCACTGAATCCTTCTGAAAACAACAAACCCAAGAGATCCAAACGAAAGCTCTTCAAGACTCAGGTTTCCTCCCCTATGGACATACCCTCCTATCCT ATTTTCGGAGGCAGCGATGATGATAAAGAGAGCGATCATCTCATAATCAAGAGAAAACTCAGAACAAGAACTGCCAAGAGATAA
- the kif20bb gene encoding kinesin-like protein KIF20B isoform X3, with translation MMESCLNHKPERVGSITVDDLKKDLFAEFSKLSRDSVSLEKGHLQVYLRVRPFTTVERTEGESQECISIEPPDTVILKAPRASLTARHSERFGLQLVQRFQFSQVYGPETTQREIFDGTTKSLVKEVLDGGNSLIFTYGVTNAGKTFTFLGPDSDGGILPRSLNVIFNSVEGRIYSQNNIKPHRCVDFTRLTKEQQDEEATNKRNLLRRLKDIDFQKTLSSMSSSSSSSFESSTSSDMNRDSVCLDETSHVKFSVWVSFCEIYNENIHDLLDVVPNGSHRRSVLRLAQDVKGNAFVKELKWVQVNSAEEALKVVKIGRKNQSFSSTKLNNVSSRSHSIFSIRILRIEDVGVPRVLSISELSLCDLAGSERCAKTQNRGDRLKEAGNINTSLLTLGKCINALRLNQMQPKFHQHIPFRESKLTHYLQGFFCGRGKACMIININQCASMYDETLNVLKFSAVAQKAVVLNSKPAPSIALKRSARDVSMIINNADKKDWTRRSSLMGWEMSLEDVQEDEDDEEMGEDDDEEEEEESDDENMEDNTVLEAAESQELCELQVKIEALKEKLSREESEKLTMESRIREEVTAEFMELFSNMEKDYNERLQREKEIVEERAERRLEILKNLVNRTIGEMAALSTDENAEKEAKIELLDSMIEAMRDDLAKIKGDAEAVQNCLTNVPESPRAISHLRTQLEEMREELLKSQQQLGLKAKEFEATCVQVQESKDQLLQANRNYENQKQRCQELMSICQEKDDMMSTLQTAFDQSVEAATKDRALLLQELKMKDEQLNELKLEHCSLEKTVCDLSDKLAEQTRAHEATVALERAEVNKVTNENKTLASDLHVLQEAANDMSSELKTMHMELSTQTKIANELSEKLDAAKALIKEHQADSCSQSKTIESLMTEADRLRQELQLRQLSSDKTEAECERMVELSHEKSRQINDLEQEVSQTRANMCQLEELCSQLKYERDAQAQEYQGLLSRYEAQKFVVAQIKSNSELLEELTALKHQQGRIEEQEQDSRDDCWKTLQDKLIQTLSKLNQHEEVLNIVRTIVENEISKARDEAKRRITAMEKDLAHKDAELETKTQELSKLRDLVNDGLNKIKTLSWDLQQVEKERSDVRDHLCKANMQKEQLEKQILILSEENKMFQQRLCEVNKLRDQAGHTLSCKEQSIDPQQTVTSNHFIEENIQPFQTTCQDPLAEQKLIEDTCVNLNKECTQTDDGELLEARLNEVESITEDFAKLREMYQSPSVGVLGKAQQEERRPCRPAENTKPNEEQADDEQEKGLDGAAVGKVAQAAWRLEGDQQDRQQLELEILKQQLAEKQDAIVKQRQKDDLTGSRKSDNQKADSPKQTSNVKTENEGESFILTQEQVAVLNSSVLSTKSLREARFPKPELEISFTPLKPDRINVKKPGEESVTIKLRRTARKRKSPEMENSVESENHKNRRLKVNNRENIQAIETPTVQGKKVSQLKQKDSPTSLKGKKGGALQKIGDFIQSSPTLFGSKAKKIMSMVNVKSPEPLNPSENNKPKRSKRKLFKTQVSSPMDIPSYPIFGGSDDDKESDHLIIKRKLRTRTAKR, from the exons ATGATGGAATCGTGTTTAAATCATAAACCTGAGAGAGTTGGCTCAATAACGGTTGATGACCTCAAGAAAGATCTTTTCGCCGAGTTCTCCAAGTTATCAAgg GACTCGGTATCGCTGGAAAAGGGGCATTTGCAGGTCTATCTCCGTGTACGCCCATTCACTACTGTAGAGAGAACAGAAGGAGAATCACAG GAGTGCATCTCAATTGAGCCTCCAGATACTGTGATTCTGAAGGCACCTAGAGCATCTTTGACAGCCAGACACAGTGAGAGGTTTGGGCTACAGCTGGTGCAACGATTTCAGTTCTCACAG GTGTATGGTCCAGAAACAACACAAAGAGAGATATTTGATGGAACAACCAAATCCCTTGTGAAAGAAGTTTTGGATGGAGGGAATTCCTTGATCTTTACATATGGGGTTACCAATGCTGGAAAGACATTTACTTTTCTTG GCCCTGATTCAGATGGTGGTATTCTGCCCAGGTCATTAAATGTGATCTTTAACAGCGTAGAAGGCagaatttattctcaaaacaacATCAAGCCTCACAGATGTGTCGATTTTACAAGACTCACTAAAGAGCAGCAGGATGAGGAAGCTACAAATAAGAGAAACCTCCTTCGCCGACTTAAAGac ATTGACTTCCAGAAAACCCTGTCTAGCATGTCCAGTTCCAgtagttcatcttttgaaa GCTCCACCTCTAGTGACATGAATCGGGACAGTGTCTGTTTGGATGAGACCTCTCATGTTAAATTCTCTGTGTGGGTCTCCTTTTGTGAAATCTACAATGAAAACATCCATGATCTGCTTGATGTTGTTCCAAATGGCTCTCACAGAAGGAGTGTTTTGCGGCTAGCCCAAGATGTTAAAGGCAATGCCTTTGTCAAAG AGCTAAAATGGGTTCAAGTTAACAGTGCAGAGGAAGCATTAAAAGTTGTGAAAATCGGAAGGAAAAATCAAAGTTTTTCATCCACCAAGCTGAACAATGTCTCTAGCAGAAG CCACAGTATATTTTCCATTCGGATCTTGCGGATTGAAGATGTGGGTGTTCCTCGGGTTCTGTCAATAAGCGA gttgtCATTATGTGATCTGGCTGGATCTGAGCGATGTGCAAAGACTCAGAACCGAGGGGACCGCTTGAAAGAAGCTGGAAACATCAACACTTCCTTGTTAACGCTAGGGAAATGCATCAATGCTCTGAGGCTCAACCAAATGCAACCCAA GTTTCATCAGCATATCCCCTTCAGAGAGAGCAAACTCACACATTATTTGCAGGGGTTTTTCTGTGGCCGTGGAAAAGCCTGCATGATCATCAACATAAACCAGTGTGCCTCAATGTATGATGAAACGCTGAATGTGCTCAAGTTCTCAGCAGTGGCTCAGAAG GCGGTTGTCCTCAACTCTAAGCCAGCTCCAAGCATTGCACTCAAGAGATCTGCCAGAGATGTTTCCATGATAATCAATAACGCTGACAAGAAAGATTGGACCAGGAGAAGCTCGCTCATGGGCTGGGAGATGAGCCTAGAGGACGTGCAGGAggatgaagatgatgaagaaatgggtgaggatgatgatgaggaggaggaagaggagagtGACGATGAGAACATGGAGGACAACACTGTCCTGGAGGCTGCTGAAAGTCAAGAGCTGTGTGAG CTTCAGGTGAAAATTGAAGCGCTTAAAGAGAAGCTGTCCAGAGAGGAGTCTGAAAAATTAACTATGGAATCTCGTATTCGTGAAGAAGTCACTGCGGAGTTTATGGAGCTGTTTTCTAACATGGAAAAAGACTACAA TGAACGTCtccaaagagaaaaagaaattgttgaggAAAGAGCAGAAAGGAGGCTTGAGATACTGAAGAATCTGGTCAACAGAACTATCGGGGAAATGGCCGCTCTTAGCACTgatgaaaatgctgaaaag GAGGCTAAGATTGAGCTTTTGGACAGCATGATTGAGGCAATGCGAGATGATCTAGCTAAGATAAAAGGAGATGCAGAAGCAGTACAGAATTGCTTGACAAATGTCCCTGAATCACCCAGAGCAATCAGTCATCTCAGGACACAACTGGAGGAGATGAGAGAGGAGCTTCTAAAAAGCCAACAACAGCTCGGTCTTAAAGCCAAAG AGTTTGAAGCAACATGTGTTCAAGTGCAGGAATCAAAGGACCAGCTTCTCCAAGCAAATAGa aattatgaAAACCAGAAACAGAGATGTCAGGAACTTATGTCAATCTGCCAGGAGAAAGATGACATGATGTCTACATTACAGACTGCTTTTGATCAAAGTGTGGAGGCAGCTACTAAAGAT AGGGCCTTGCTTCTGCAAGAACTGAAGATGAAAGATGAGCAGCTGAATGAACTTAAACTTGAGCATTGTTCACTTGAGAAAACAGTGTGTGATCTGTCTGATAAACTGGCAGAGCAGACTCGCGCACATGAAGCCACTGTGGCACTGGAGAGAGCAGAGGTCAACAAAGTCACAAATGAGAACAAGACTCTTGCCAGTGACCTACATGTACTTCAGGAGGCAGCCAATGACATGAGCTCAGAGCTCAAAACTATGCACATGGAGTTGAGCACTCAGACAAAGATCGCCAATGAGCTTTCGGAAAAACTTGATGCAGCCAAAGCTTTAATTAAGGAACATCAAGCAGACTCTTGCAGTCAGTCCAAAACTATTGAATCCTTAATGACGGAGGCAGATCGTTTGCGTCAAGAACTCCAGCTCCGCCAGCTCTCAAGTGACAAAACGGAGGCTGAATGTGAGAGGATGGTGGAGTTATCGCATGAGAAGAGCCGACAGATCAATGACCTGGAGCAGGAGGTCAGTCAGACCCGAGCAAACATGTGCCAGCTGGAGGAGCTCTGCAGTCAGCTTAAATATGAGCGTGATGCTCAGGCACAGGAGTACCAGGGCCTACTGAGCCGTTATGAAGCGCAAAAGTTTGTTGTGGCCCAAATAAAAAGCAACTCTGAACTCCTGGAAGAGCTGACTGCTCTGAAACATCAGCAGGGTAGGATAGAAGAACAAGAGCAAGACTCCAGAGATGATTGTTggaaaactctgcaggacaaacTCATTCAAACGCTGAGCAAACTGAACCAGCACGAGGAGGTTCTGAACATAGTGAGAACTATTGTAGAGAATGAGATCTCTAAGGCAAGAGATGAAGCCAAGAGGAGAATAACTGCGATGGAGAAAGATTTGGCACATAAAGATGCAGAACTAGAGACTAAAACTCAAGAGCTTTCAAA GTTGAGAGACCTTGTGAACGATGGACTTAATAAAATCAAGACCTTGAGTTGGGATTTGCAGCAGGTGGAGAAGGAGAGATCTGATGTCAGAGATCATTTATGTAAGGCTAACATGCAGAAGGAACAGCTAGAGAAACAG ATTTTGATCTTaagtgaagaaaacaaaatgtttcagcAGAGGCTATGTGAAGTAAATAAGCTGAGGGATCAGGCTGGACACACTTTGAGCTGTAAAGAGCAATCTATTGACCCACAGCAGACT GTGACGTCTAACCATTTCATAGAAGAAAACATACAGCCTTTCCAAACAACCTGTCAAG ATCCTTTGGCAGAGCAGAAGCTGATTGAGGACACGTGTGTGAACTTGAATAAAGAGTGCACACAGACAGATGACGGGGAATTGCTGGAGGCCAGACTGAATGAGGTTGAATCCATAACTGAAG ATTTTGCAAAACTGCGGGAGATGTATCAGAGCCCAAGTGTTGGTGTTTTGGGTAAAGCTCAGCAGGAAGAACGGAGACCTTGTAGACCTGCGGAAAACACAAAG CCTAATGAGGAGCAGGCAGATGATGAGCAGGAAAAGGGGCTGGATGGAGCAGCCGTGGGGAAAGTGGCTCAGGCAGCATGGCGACTAGAGGGTGACCAACAGGACAGGCAGCAGCTGGAGCTG GAAATACTAAAGCAGCAGCTAGCTGAGAAGCAGGATGCCATTGTGAAACAAAGGCAAAAAGATGATTTGACTGGTTCTCGTAAATCTGATAACCAGAAAGCTGACAGTCCCAAACAGACATCAAACGTGAAGACAGAAAATGAAGGCGAATCTTTTATTCTAACACAAGAG CAGGTGGCAGTACTCAACTCCTCTGTCCTGTCCACAAAGAGTCTCAGAGAAGCACGCTTCCCCAAACCTGAGCTAGAAATCAGCTTTACACCACTTAAACCTGACCGAATTAATGTCAAGAAACCAGGAGAAGAGTCTGTCACGATAAAACTCCGACGTACAGCCAGAAAGAGAAAGAGCCCAGAGATGGAG AACTCTGTGGAGTCAGAAAATCATAAAAACCGACGGCTGAAGGTGAACAACAGGGAAAACATTCAGGCTATTGAG ACTCCCACAGTGCAGGGGAAAAAGGTGAGTCAATTAAAGCAGAAAGACTCCCCTACCAGCCTGAAAGGTAAAAAAGGCGGAGCCCTGCAGAAGATTGGTGACTTTATCCAGAGCTCTCCAACCCTCTTTGGGAGCAAAG CCAAAAAGATCATGAGTATGGTGAATGTTAAATCCCCCGAACCACTGAATCCTTCTGAAAACAACAAACCCAAGAGATCCAAACGAAAGCTCTTCAAGACTCAGGTTTCCTCCCCTATGGACATACCCTCCTATCCT ATTTTCGGAGGCAGCGATGATGATAAAGAGAGCGATCATCTCATAATCAAGAGAAAACTCAGAACAAGAACTGCCAAGAGATAA